Genomic window (Cryomorphaceae bacterium):
GCAAATGAGTAATGCGATCATTGCTTGCCCAAACAGCACGAAGAAACCGCCTCGGTTCTCTGTCATAGTGCTACCTTTACGCTTCAGCTTTTTGTCATGAAATTTTCTACCCTTCTTGCCATGTTGTTGGTGGGCACGCTCTTTTCCGGAGGCGTGTGCTACCCGCCTGCCTTGCCCAGCCGCGCAGACCTCGATAAACTTTCTGTACCCCCGGGCTTCAGCATTGAACTGTACGCCGATGACGTAAGCAACGCCCGATCGCTGGCACGCGCCCACGACCAACTGGTGTTTGTGAGTACGCGCCGAAAAGGAGTTTTGCACGCCCTTGTTGACCGCAACGCAGACTACAAGGCCGACGAGCACATCGTTTTTGCCGAAGACCTCGATATGCCCAATGGCATTGCATTTCACAACGGTGATCTTTACGTGGCCACGCTAACGGAAATTATTGTTTTCAGAGACATTGAAAACAACCTCAAGCCCAATGCACCCTATGAGGTAGTATATTCAGGTCTGCCATCAGAGCGCCACCACGGTTGGAAATACCTGGCCATCGGCCCCGATGAGAAACTCTACTTTACCGTTGGCGCGCCGTGCAATATTTGTCTGCGTGAAGAGCCCATTTTTGCCACCATCAGCAGGATGAACCTCGACGGCAGCGACCTCGAAGTGTATGCCCACGGCGTGCGCAACTCGGTGGGTTTTACCTGGCACCCCGAAACGGACGAAATGTGGTTTACCGACAACGGCCGCGATATGATGGGCGACAATATGCCGGGCGACGAGCTCAATCACGCCCCGGAAATGGGGATGCACTTTGGTTTTCCGTTTTGTCATCAGGGCGATGTGGTGGACCCCGGCTTTAAAGAATACAATTGCGACGACTATACCCCTCCTGCACAGGTGCTCGGCCCGCACGTAGCCTCACTGGGTTTAAAGTTCTATACCGGCACGCAGTTTCCCGACTCGCTGCGCCACGATATTTTTATTGCTGAACACGGCTCGTGGAATCGCACCACACCCATTGGCTACAGAATTACCCGCATCGAAATGAAAAACGGACAACCTGCCTCCTACACAACCTTTGTGGAAGGCTGGCTGCAAGGTGCCGCTGCGTGGGGCCGCCCGGTAGATGTGATGGTAATGGACGACGGATCGATGCTTATTTCGGACGACCACGGCGACAAGGTGTATCGATTGAAGTACGAGGGCTCCTAACCCATCTTCCAGCTTTTTGCGGGTAGTGACGGTACAGCAGTCCAACGCTGAAGGAGGGTAACAAAATGCTCTCGCGCTATGCTCTCTGCGCCAAGTGAAGCGAGGTGTGTGGTTTCCATCTGACAGTCTATCAACTCAAAACCAAGCTTGCGCAGCCATTGCACCAATCGAATAAACCCAAACTTACTGGCGTTGCTCTCGCGTGTGAACATCGATTCGCCAAAAAATACTTTTCCAATGGCCACACCATACAAACCACCCGCAAGTTCGTTCTGCGCATTCCACACCTCTACTGAGTGCGCGTGGCCGAGTTGATTCAAACGGATGTAGGCCCCGCGCATATCATGGGTGATCCACGTTCCGGGCTGGCCTTGCCTGGGCACTTCGGCACAAGCAGCAATAACTTCAGAAAACCCTTGGTTCATCGTTACGCGAAAGGCATCTCTGGCAAGCAACTGTCCCATGCTTTTACTCACTTTGAGCTTGTCAGGAAAGAGCACCATACGCGGGTTGGGCGACCACCACAGCACAGGGTCACCCTCGTTAAACCACGGAAATATGCCTTGTCGGTAGGCTTTAAGCAGCCAATCCGATGAAAGTTGCCCGCCCAGTGCCAGCAGCCCGTCGGGTTGGGCGTTCTCTACTGGAGGAAAGTCAGGAACACTATGTAACACTTTAATAGCCATGTCTGGTGCAAAGATAGTAACGGGAGAATTGGGTGAGTAGATGATGTGATGATTAGATGATTTGATAATTATATGATTAGATGATGTGATAATTAGATGATGAGATGATTTGATCATTTGGTTATGCGAGGTTGAGACAACAATCGAAGCCGATTTTCGCTACCCTTCCAATGCCGTACCTTTGGAGCATGCATATTTCCGAGATCGAAAAATTGCGCAACCTGCTTCAGGGGCCACTGCCGGGCGAAGTGGCACACCGCAAAATGCTGTCGTACCACCGACCTGCTGTAAGCGAGGTCATGAAGCAACCCAGGGATGTGCGGCATGGAAGTGTTCTCATTCCGCTCTACCCGCACCACGACACCATCTATACCAGCCTTATTTTGCGGCCCGATTACCCCGGCGTTCACGGCGGCCAGGTGGCTTTTCCGGGAGGGCAACAAGAAATGAATGAAACGGCTTTCGACACAGCCCTTCGCGAATCCAATGAAGAGCTGGGCATTTCACCGGGCACGGTTGAAAAACTCGGCTCTTTAACTCCTGTGTACATTCCGCCGAGTAGGTTTTTGGTTTCGCCCTTTGTGGGGGTGCTTCCTGAAAGACCTTCTTTTGTTCCTGACCCCCGGGAA
Coding sequences:
- a CDS encoding CoA pyrophosphatase codes for the protein MHISEIEKLRNLLQGPLPGEVAHRKMLSYHRPAVSEVMKQPRDVRHGSVLIPLYPHHDTIYTSLILRPDYPGVHGGQVAFPGGQQEMNETAFDTALRESNEELGISPGTVEKLGSLTPVYIPPSRFLVSPFVGVLPERPSFVPDPREVASLIEVPLMHLLHDDYLTQRKVFIKAFNVHMDVPCFLLDGHVVWGATAMMISELRELLKS
- a CDS encoding leucyl/phenylalanyl-tRNA--protein transferase; the protein is MAIKVLHSVPDFPPVENAQPDGLLALGGQLSSDWLLKAYRQGIFPWFNEGDPVLWWSPNPRMVLFPDKLKVSKSMGQLLARDAFRVTMNQGFSEVIAACAEVPRQGQPGTWITHDMRGAYIRLNQLGHAHSVEVWNAQNELAGGLYGVAIGKVFFGESMFTRESNASKFGFIRLVQWLRKLGFELIDCQMETTHLASLGAESIAREHFVTLLQRWTAVPSLPAKSWKMG
- a CDS encoding sorbosone dehydrogenase family protein, with the translated sequence MKFSTLLAMLLVGTLFSGGVCYPPALPSRADLDKLSVPPGFSIELYADDVSNARSLARAHDQLVFVSTRRKGVLHALVDRNADYKADEHIVFAEDLDMPNGIAFHNGDLYVATLTEIIVFRDIENNLKPNAPYEVVYSGLPSERHHGWKYLAIGPDEKLYFTVGAPCNICLREEPIFATISRMNLDGSDLEVYAHGVRNSVGFTWHPETDEMWFTDNGRDMMGDNMPGDELNHAPEMGMHFGFPFCHQGDVVDPGFKEYNCDDYTPPAQVLGPHVASLGLKFYTGTQFPDSLRHDIFIAEHGSWNRTTPIGYRITRIEMKNGQPASYTTFVEGWLQGAAAWGRPVDVMVMDDGSMLISDDHGDKVYRLKYEGS